GGTTGGCAACGGTGTGGGCGGATAAAACAATTCAATGGCCTGGGCAAAAGCGAGGTAGGGATGTTTGACCCGTAGGAGGGGGCAGGGGGCAGGGGCATCAAAATCTTCATTAACAAGAATTGCTCCCGCCTGGCAATCCTGGAGCTTATGGGCATATTTGGGATTGACGAGAAACGTGATATCGCTCTCCTGGGCCTGGTCAATTGGGGCAACTCCGAGAATTTCTAGATTTGTCATTGGGTCAAGCTGGGCTTGGAGTCGCGTGGCCAATTCGACAATTTCCATAGAATAAAACGTCCAATCAAGATTACAGGCTATATATAAGTGATATATGCCAGACTAATCTGCATCCTACCATTCGCCTTTCGGCGACCTACGCGTGTAGCTCCTTTGTTATGGCCATCTGGGGATAGTGCTGATGGAGAATGACGGCGGGTTGCCAAGAACCAATAACGGTTGCCAAAGACTGCATAAGTTTTTCTAAAGAAACGATTCATGGTCTTTCCCAACCCCTAACCCTGTGCCAATCTGAAGACTGCACCACTAAATTGGCATGGTTCGCTCTCCCTGAACCCATAATCTGGGTAGGTAGTTTCGGTTTTTTCTTGGATAAGCTGCCCTCTCTCTCAACTAAAGTAGTCATCGCTACATTATTAAAAGAACCTATACAACTAAAACAAAGGTTTCAATAATCTGATTAACCTACCCTGAATTTTAACGCTAGGGGTTAACTCCATATCCGCCGAAATCCCAGGCCTGGTAACGGCTCAGAAAATCTTTAATAAAATATGCCAGAATCTTTTTGCAAAATTCCTTGATTCATACAAAATATCTAATTTAGGGGATAACTGTCACAGGGTTGATCTCCCCCTAGAGATTCGGTAAAGTCACCTAGAAGTTTAGATATGTTACGTCTAGCAGTAGGATAAGCTTGCTGCAATGGGCGTAGTCACTAGACATATTGCTCTTAATCGCTCTTTTTAAGGTTAAGTACCCCTGTCAGGGTTAACTATTAGAGACGAATCACTGTATGAGGAGGTTCCATTTGATGCTTTCCACTAACCGCCTAGGGGTGACTGCCTCAACCTGTAATCGGGTCGCCCAAGCTCTTAACTGGACTAGCAAAAAATGTACTACTGTGACAGGCCTGGCAGTAGGGATAACTACACTGACCCTCGGCGGGTTACCTTCCGCACAAGCCGCCATACGGTCCTTACCTGAACAGTCACCCTTGGCTCCCCTTGCCTCACCAGCATTTACTTTGACACCTGTTCTGACCGGTTTGAGTAACTCAGCCCCCCTCTCCCTGATGGAGATAACCCCTGCGGCTTCACTGATGCCTCAAACGACCTTCTCTGTGTTGACCGGGGAGAGTTCTAGCGGTTTTAATCCCGTTAGTGCAGATTTCGCCAAGATGCCGGCCAATAATTCTGGGACGACCCTGATTGCCTCAACCCTCCAGGCTTTGCAACTGTCCTTAGCTGGATTACCCTCTGTAACTGGCCTGGATGTGGCACCAGAGGCTACAACTACTGCATTCAAGGTTGTTGATCTCCGGGAGCGTCATGGCAGCCCCTACCAAGACCTCACCCTAGACTTAACCTCAATTCCCGAGTTCGCCATCCCTGGCTATAAGGCCGTTGGTGGTAATGTCTATGAGGAGTTAATGAACGAGACCGAGGCCACCCCCGAATCTGCCCCAGTCACAACCCTCAACGGCAACACCCCCCCGACACAACCCATCGCCCTGGCTCCCCAAAATAGTGGGACTAACCCCGCTAGTGCCACCCTTCCGACCCTTGATTCAACTGTCTTGCCCCAGGCCCCCGTTACCCGGACTACTGCAGTCAGTATTGGTCGCAATGATCAACGTATTCGCTTGGCACGGACAGTTACCCTCCCCCGCACTCTGCCGGGTACTCCCCCTCCTGTCATGGCCACAACTGGGACTTCCCCAAACTCGGCTAATTCAAATCGGAGTAACCCCCAGCCGACCCCTAGCCTAACTGGAGCAGCCCCCATCGCCCTGATTGCCCGCCAGTCCACAGCCCCAACCTTACCCAATATTGAATTACCCCCCCTCCAACCCTCTGATCGCTACTTACCTAACTCCATTACCTTACGGTTCATTTGGCCAGCCCAGGGGGTGTTGACCTCAGGGTTTGGGCCACGCTGGGGTCGGATGCACCGAGGTATTGATATTGCTGCCCCTGTGGGTACACCCGTGCTTGCCTCTGCACCCGGAGTCGTGACCTATGCTGGTTGGAACAGTGGTGGCTTTGGTAATTTAGTTGAAATTCGCCACAATGATGGCACGTTAACCCTTTACGCCCACAATCACCGGATTCGTGTTCGGGAAGGCCAGTATGTCCAGCAGGGTGAGTTAATTGCCGATATGGGCAGCACCGGTCGTAGCACTGGCCCCCATGTGCATTTTGAAATTCGGCCTATGGGGCGTGGGGCCATCAATCCAATGTTGTTTCTCACTCGGGGCTAAGGGCTTGAGCCGTAAGTTACTGGGGCAATCCTGATAGAGTATTGGGCAGGATGTCCTCTGGAACTTGGGTGAGATGCTAGAAACTTGTCCCCGCTGCGCGACCCGGCTGGGTGTGCCATTAAAATCTGGCCGCCAAGTTTGTCCTCATTGTGGCTGGTCAACCATTGTGGTCATTGAACCACCACCCGAATCTGTTCCGCAACAACTTCTGAAGCCGCCTGCGGCCGCTGGAGTTGGGGCAGTGGCGAAGCAATTTTTCCGAGTTGCGGTGCGAATTTTTGCCTATTTTTTCAATAGTGTTAAACAATGGTTCTTGTGGAAGTTTCAAACAACTGGCCCTAAAACTGGGGAAATTTTCAAGGGACTTTCCGAAAAGCTCCACGAACTGGAGGAATCTATCCCAACGGGTAATGAACCCCCAGAGGAACCTTGGCTATACCCCAGAGAAGCATTTCAGGAACTGGGCGGTATTCCCGAAGACAGTACCTCACAAGTCCGCACTCTAGATGGGAAGTTTTTGATTAATTATCCTCAGTTTCGGGTCTTGCACGATAAGGATGCCTATAAAATGCTTGGACTCGACTACAGCCCCGAACGCCAACAGAAGGGGTTAACCTATCTCCGCCGCTTATCTAAAGGCTCTAAGTTTACCAAAAGTTAGGCCGGCCAAGATTAACTAAAGGCGTAGGCGGTTTGTAGCCCCCACCAAATTAAAAGGCCGATAAACCCAAGGACGAGGACAGCAGAGATTGCCACCATCGGCCGGCTATCTGCCCCTTTGAATTTCATGATGCCCCGATCAAAATCAGCAGCCATAAGTTAATGCCTTCCTTCACAGCACTTCGCTTAAATTCTAAGGCCTACAATTAGGTCTGTGGGGCTGATGTGGCCTGGGTTTACGATAATTTAACCTTTTTCTTATGTTCGGGCAAATTCTGAGCAACTGTACCTGGCCCAGGTAATGGCAGGAGAGATGTCCTTGCAGGTGGTGGCAAAAAGGGAGGTTGTGGTAGAAACTCCACCAGAAAAGCCGTGGCATTGTTGGTGAGAACATTCACAACAGGTGATAACCCGGTCATGACTCCTGCGGCCACTATAATTAGATTGGGTAGAGAAATTAAAGTGGTATTTTGATAGGCGCGAGCTAGGGCCTGGTGAGCAATTGTTATCGCCCAGTGTAGTTTTCTCACCGTAGGCTCAAGAATAACAATCTCTGGTTCTTGGGGATGGATGGTGTGACTACCCCAGAAGATTCTTAACCAATCAGGTGAATAGTCGAAGGCTTGCCCAGGCCCTGTTATGACTCCAATGCCCCTAGTCTGATCTAAGGCCATGAGCGAGTCCAGATCTGCCAGGCCGGTGATGGTGAAGAGTTGTAAGCCATTATGGGCGGCGAGGTGCTCTAATTCCCTCATTTCCAGAGGTGTTAAGGCCAGGCCCCGTTGATCCACGACTAAAACCTCCAGATGGGCCAGGCATTCTAAACTTGCAGCACTGGGAATATAGACCCCGGCCTGGGCCGCCGCAATCAGGGCCGATAAAAAGACTGTTCGTAGGGAGAGTTGAATCCCACTGCCAAAATCCAGTTGTAAGGGGGCTAAAGCTGGGGCTAAATTGCCAGTTGCCGCTAATACACATCCGGATAAGACCAAGGTCGGCAATACGGCTTGATGGGCAAATTGGGCCTGGGCCTGGGCTAGCTGGCTATCGTAAACAGGCTCGGCTTGGCGGAGTTCTGTCACCAGGCCAATGCGAGTTTGCCAGCCGATGCGAGTTGTGGTTACTTGGATTTGCCCACTCAAAAGTTGCGAACCGGCATAGACAAATTGCCCTGGTGCTACAGAAATGGTAGTGAGAGTTTGTCCCTGATGGACAAGACCCAACATTCCCGCCCCAGCCACAATTGGCCCATCCACGGGGATAATTTGTCCAGCTTCAATCCAAAGCCGATCTCCTAGCTGAAGTTCCACAGTCGTTAACTCAATATGTTCTTGGTTGCGCTCGATGGTGAGAAGTTGCTCGGGATTTAATAAAAAACTAGGGTAGGGGCTAAATTCCTGGCCGTGATCGCGTAAGTCTGCTCGGGCAGAGGTGAGGGAAGTCTTCAATGCAGGTGCAATAAATTCTCCATTTAAGGTATGCAAGCCCAGCCAGAGGGTATCCAACAAGTCCACGGAAACCGACTGTTCTGTTGCCCACCGCGTTTGCGTCCGTTGGAACCACGGCCAGGCCCCGGCCAAAACCGCAATACCGACCACTAGGGGGGGAATCTCCCCAGGAGCCGCTAACAGGGCCAAGGTCAAGCTCATCAAGGGAAATCCCAACCGTTCCCAATCGGATTCTGGAGGGCGTTCAGCTTCAACTTCGGCTTCCCAATCCCGAATGGCAGTGGCACTGGGGGTGGGAAAGGGTTCTGTGGGAACTAGGGGATGGGTGATGTCCGCTTGGTCTAGGCATTTGGCCACAAGGGTTTCTGCATGGCCGGGGGCCAGGCCTGGGGTGTAGTAATGAACCACTAACGATGCAGCCAACCGATTTAACCTCGCTCCTAGGACTATGGGTAAGGCCAACACCAGATTCTCTACGGTTTGCCCATAGGCCCGATCGTGCCGTAATCGGTGAATATGGAGTCGAAGTCGGCCGGGGCTATGGTGAAGAACCTGATAATCCATAGGGAGTCTGACTGAGGGGCACAAGCAAGGGAATCGTCATTAGTATGTCCGATACTATTTCAAATTGGCGGGCTGAAACCACGATGATGATCAAAAGCCAATCTGCACCGATCCACAGGCAAATACAGAGCAATATAGAGTCGATATTTTGCTTAGGACTAATAGGATTACATAACATTTTGCTTGAAAATACGTTTTTTACGATTGATAAACAGCGATTATCTTCCTGCTAACAGCCCCTAAACTAAGAAATTGGGAAACTGGTTGCCTAGAACACCCAGATCAATGGGTAAAGTCTGATGATTTGTTAGCTTCCGTATTAGTTCGTGATAAAAGTTCATGAGGATTCAGTAACTTTAGTTGCGTCTTTCTACGGGCTGATCCATTTCCAAAAATCACCAGCTAGGGTAACAATATAAAGAAATTCTTAAGTGAGGGTTCCTATGCCTCCCACGCTCCTCCGCCAGTTTTGGAATTTTGTTGAGCAAACCCAAACGGGAATCCTGCTTGGCCTGGATGATTCAGCCCTCTGTCAGTGGTTGGTTGTCCAGTTCACCAGACAGCAGCCATTGGAACCAAGCCAAG
Above is a window of Pseudocalidococcus azoricus BACA0444 DNA encoding:
- a CDS encoding P-type ATPase gives rise to the protein MDYQVLHHSPGRLRLHIHRLRHDRAYGQTVENLVLALPIVLGARLNRLAASLVVHYYTPGLAPGHAETLVAKCLDQADITHPLVPTEPFPTPSATAIRDWEAEVEAERPPESDWERLGFPLMSLTLALLAAPGEIPPLVVGIAVLAGAWPWFQRTQTRWATEQSVSVDLLDTLWLGLHTLNGEFIAPALKTSLTSARADLRDHGQEFSPYPSFLLNPEQLLTIERNQEHIELTTVELQLGDRLWIEAGQIIPVDGPIVAGAGMLGLVHQGQTLTTISVAPGQFVYAGSQLLSGQIQVTTTRIGWQTRIGLVTELRQAEPVYDSQLAQAQAQFAHQAVLPTLVLSGCVLAATGNLAPALAPLQLDFGSGIQLSLRTVFLSALIAAAQAGVYIPSAASLECLAHLEVLVVDQRGLALTPLEMRELEHLAAHNGLQLFTITGLADLDSLMALDQTRGIGVITGPGQAFDYSPDWLRIFWGSHTIHPQEPEIVILEPTVRKLHWAITIAHQALARAYQNTTLISLPNLIIVAAGVMTGLSPVVNVLTNNATAFLVEFLPQPPFLPPPARTSLLPLPGPGTVAQNLPEHKKKVKLS